Genomic DNA from Streptomyces venezuelae:
TGGCATCGGCGAGGACTTCGAGGTCGGCGAGCGGCTGTGCGTACAGCGCCTCGATGCGCTGGGCGACGAGCTGGGAAGCGGCGTGGGACGGGGTGTCGGGTGGGGGCAATCGGCGGGCTTTCAAGGACGTCGCATCCGCACTGCCGCGGCGCGGGATGCTGCCGGGGCCAGCGGAGCGGTGGCGGTGATCTTGGGGCTCAACTGGACGTGTGCGGCTGGTGCTTGAGTCGGGGCCGGCAGGGTGCGCAGCAGCTCGTCGAGCGCGGCGGTGTAGCCGTCCCGGCCGGCCAGAGCCGCCTCCAGCCAGTCCGCGTCCCAGCCCAAGTCCTCGGCGGACAGGTCGTCCTCGTTCCCGTCGGTGGCCGGCGCGGTGTGGATGCGGTCCCGGACGCGGGCCACCTGCTCCTCGGCGACAGCGAGGAAGCTGCGCAGTTCCAGCGCCCGCTGAAGCGCGGCATTGGCCTCGCCCCGGGCTGCCTGCGCGTACAGCTCGGCCACTTCGGCGCCGAACGCGTCCTGCAGTGCCCGATCGCGGCTGGTGGACCTGTCGATGACGCTCACCGGACGGCTCCGCGTGCGGGAGTGGCCGGTGTCCGGGGCAGCGTGGGCGCGGCGGTCGGGAGGGCCGGTGCGCGACGCGCGGCAGCGGAGGTGCCGCGCCACACGCCGGGTCCGCGCTTGCCAGGTGCGTTGGGGTCCAGGAGGTAGTTCACGACCATGGCCCGTCCGTCGCGGGAGGCGACGGCCGCGTTGACCTGGTGGGCCAACTCCATGACGGAGTCGTCGAGTACCTCGGGCGGCTGGGCTCCCAGAGCCTGGACGAGCGCGTCCTCCGCGGTGTCGAGTGCCTGCTGCGTCTGGGCGAGCAGGCCGTGCCAGTGCACGACATCGGTGGCCTCGGGGTTGGCGTCCGGTGCCGCCGTCACGGCGCGGCGCAGATCGGCGAGGGGCATCTGGAATCGCTCCTCGATGCGCTCGGTGATGACGCCCATCACGTCGTCGCTGGCGTCGGGCATGGGAGGGGTCTCCTTTCATTTGCGTCTGGGGCGGGATTTCCGCACCGGCAGCTCCGGCACGGAATGCGGGACTGCTTTCGGGCGGGTCAGTCGAGGCACATGGCGACGTCGCGGTAGACGTACGTCCCAAACACCCAGCCCGTGATTCCCGCGGTCTTGTCAGCGATATGGCGCCAGTTCCCGCTGCGCCTCTGGACGGTGAACCGGTGGACGCGGTAAAGCACACCGACAGCGGCGGACGTCGCAGTCGCCTTGGCGCGGATCGCCACCGCCTTGGCGTGCACGGCGTACGGCAGCGTGGGGGCCGAGCATCTGGCGATGGTGGTGGCCGCGCTGGCGGCGGGAGCAGAGACGATCGGGAGGGCGAGAGCGCCTCCTACAGCGGCGGACTCCGCTATGCGGCGTACGCGCATGGGGAAATGACCTCCGGGCCGTGGAATGGGAATGCGGAAGCAGCCCCGGGCAGATGCCGTGCGGGCTGAGAACAAGAGTCCGGAGAATCCCCGGTTTCGGTAACCGGGGATTGCGTGCTACATTCCGCGCCATTTCCCACACGGCAGCCGCAATTGCATCGGAGCCTGCCAGGCAAATACGGCTGCGCTAGCGGGAGTTCAGCGGCTGGGCCCGCGCGGCGGTGCGGGGCGGGCCGGCAGGCCGGGGACGGCGGTGGTGTGCCGGGTCGCCGGCGAGGTTGTCGGCAGCGGCGGCTCATCGCCGTTCCAGTGCGCCTCCCACCACTCGGTGGCGGCCTCGAAGGTCTGGAAGCCGCCCTCGCGCAGGGTGTGCGTCCACGTGGTGGTGTCGGCCACTTCGAGGAGCACGCGGTAGGGCATGGCCGCCTTCTCGTCCATGGCGCGGAGCATCACCGTGGTCTGCACCGGGTCGCTGGCGTCGTCGGTGTAGCTGACGCCGTAGGCGAAGTGATCGCCGTCGCTGCGCAGCCGCTGTTCGAGGACACGGGTGGCTTCGTCCGCCGCGGCGGTGCCCATACCCTCGGGCAGGAGGATCTTCTCCTCGGGGCAGCCGCGGGCGATCAGCCAGGACTGGGCCATGGACGGCAGCGGCAGCATCTTGTGGTCGAACTGGTAGCTGCGCGCGGCTGGGTCGCGTTTGAGGTGCAGGGCGACGAGTTGCGGCTCCCCAGGGATTCCCCACGTGACGGCCCCGTTGTGCATCACGTAGAAACTGTGCTTGGCATCGTCGCTGTGGTGCTCGGCGAGGACGGTCATCATGTCCTGCGCCTTGCCGATATGCCCCCAGAACTGATCGGCGACATGGTCGTTGACGGCCTCGTATCCGTCGAGGCGGAAGTCGGGTTGATAGCTGGACATCGGTGCTTTCGGTCGTGGCGCCTTGGGTTGCGTGCGCGCGGCGCGCAGACGCCGTTCAGCGGTGGGGAGCGGAGGCGGTGGAGACGGTGGGCGGCAGTCGCGCGGGCGTGGTGCCGGGCGGGCTGGAACGCCGCGGTGCGGTCAGCGCGCTGCGGCCGGCATCGGTGAGGGTGACGGGCTGCCCGGCCTGCACCGGGTGCGAGGTGTCGCGTGCCACCAGGCCCAGCGCCTCCAGATGCTGCAGCTGGGCGTAGGAGATGCGGGTGCGCACGGCAGTCGCCACCGCGAGGCGGTGGGTGATCAGGTGTTCATGCAGCTTGGCGCCCTGGGCGATGGCGAGCAGTGCCGCGATGTCCTTCGTCGCGACCTGCGGTGGCGCCTGCCGAGGAGCGACGGCCTCGATGGGCTCCAGCGCTACAGCTGTTGCGGTCTGCTTCGCGTCACGGACGGCGGCGGCCGTCGCCAGCTGGTCGAGGGTGCGCTGGATTCTGGCGAACAACGCCTGGTCCACCGGCAGATCGCTGGAGGCCAGACGAGCAAGGCGGACGCGATGGAAAGCGACGTCCCGCTCGGCGGCCACCAGGTCGCGGTGGGCCATGGCCAAGGCGGCGTGTGCCGTGTCGAGGAGTCCGTCGTCGCGGTGCCGGTGCAGCTCTTGGACGCCGTACCCCACGGCGGTCTCGATGCGCTGGTCGAGGGCGGTGGGTGTGTGCTGGTCGGACAGGGGTGAGGTCATGGCGGTGCCATCTCTGGGCCCGGTGTGAGCGCGTCCAGGTCGACGCGGACCTCGACGTACGGGCCGTCGCGGCTGTGCCGGGTCGGCCCGAGCCGGTCGAGCAGTCGGAGCATGGGCGCGTTGGAGGCGTGCACGAAGGCGGCCAGGGTGTGGCCGCCTCGCGTACGAGCCAAGAGCGCGGCCTGCCGGGCCACCGCGGTGCCGATGCCCTGACGGTGACGGTGGTCGACGACCTGCAGTCCCAGATCGAAGACGCCCGGCTCCCGGCTGACCGGACCGACGCAGACCAGGGCCAGTGGCCGCTCGTCCGTGCCGAGCCCGACCCAGCACTGCGTGTGGCCGAGCAGCTGGGACAGGTCGCGCGGGGTGATGCGGGTGCGGCCCCAGCGGCGCAGCAGGTTCTGCTCGGAGCACTGCGCGTGGAAGGCGGCGACCAGGTCCCAGTCCGCCTCCGTCACCTGTCGGCTCTGCGCGAGGACCGGGTGTCTCAGCAGGAGCAGGACGGCCGGGCGGCCAGCAGGTCGGAGCGCCGGTAGGCCCGGTAGCGGCTGCCGTCGCCGGCACGCGGCTTGCGGGACTGCACCCCGTAGCCGCGCAGGAGCAGGCCCAGCCGTAGCGGGGTGAGGTCGGCGTAGCGCCAGCGCCCATCGGCCTGTCCGGGCAGATCACGCAGGCGCTTGACCAGCTCCGCAGTGCTCACGTACTCCGGGGCGCCCTCATCTTCGAAGACGGTTAGGCACGCGTGGACGATCGTCTGCGGGCTGCTGGGGCAGGACAGGAACTCCTCGCAGGTGTCCTCGTGGAGATCGTCGAGGTCGTCCGGCTCATCGAATCCGTCGACGCCTTCGAAGTCAGGGTCGAAGTCGGGTGCCTCGTCGTCCCATGGTTCGTACGCGTCCTCGGGGACGGGCTCGTAGGAGGCGGCGCAGCAGCACGCCGTCGACAGCAGCGCACTCAGCTCGGCACCGGCTGCCATCCGTTCGACCAGCAGGTCGGTGAGGGTGGTCAGCTGCTCGGTCGGAGAGACACCGGGAAGCTCGGCGTCAGTGAACTCGACGAGCTGCCGGTCGAGTTCCTGGACCTCGGTGAAGGCGTCGAGGATGGCGCGGTGGTGCGGGTTCTCGGTGACCTGGGCCGGCGCCAGTACGGCGGCGGCGACCTGGTCGATCAGGGTGGGGAACGTCAACGGGCGGGGCCCTTCAGGGTCGGGGGCAGTGCGGGTTGGGGTAGGCCGGGCACCGCGTAGGGCGGCGGTCCCGGTTTGGGGGCGGGCTGGCGCGTGCCCAGCTGCGGCGAGCGGGTGCGCGCCGCGTGGGTGCGCTCGCTCAGCGGGCGCCGGCGGATGCCGAGGCGAGTCCGGGCGGCGTCGTACACGTCGTGCGCCTCGCGTGGGCGCACGGCCACGACGTGGATCTCGGTGGTGTGCGTGGCGTTCGCGGGTGCGGGCCGCTGGGCGTAGACGATCCGCCAGGCATTGCGGTGATCGACGTAGACCTTGCGGCATCCGGCCAGGTCGCGGGTCAGCTTGGTGCCGGACAGG
This window encodes:
- a CDS encoding SH3 domain-containing protein, with the translated sequence MRVRRIAESAAVGGALALPIVSAPAASAATTIARCSAPTLPYAVHAKAVAIRAKATATSAAVGVLYRVHRFTVQRRSGNWRHIADKTAGITGWVFGTYVYRDVAMCLD
- a CDS encoding GNAT family N-acetyltransferase, whose product is MTEADWDLVAAFHAQCSEQNLLRRWGRTRITPRDLSQLLGHTQCWVGLGTDERPLALVCVGPVSREPGVFDLGLQVVDHRHRQGIGTAVARQAALLARTRGGHTLAAFVHASNAPMLRLLDRLGPTRHSRDGPYVEVRVDLDALTPGPEMAPP
- a CDS encoding DUF3631 domain-containing protein, whose amino-acid sequence is MTFPTLIDQVAAAVLAPAQVTENPHHRAILDAFTEVQELDRQLVEFTDAELPGVSPTEQLTTLTDLLVERMAAGAELSALLSTACCCAASYEPVPEDAYEPWDDEAPDFDPDFEGVDGFDEPDDLDDLHEDTCEEFLSCPSSPQTIVHACLTVFEDEGAPEYVSTAELVKRLRDLPGQADGRWRYADLTPLRLGLLLRGYGVQSRKPRAGDGSRYRAYRRSDLLAARPSCSC